The following are encoded together in the Immundisolibacter sp. genome:
- the gltB gene encoding glutamate synthase large subunit, whose protein sequence is MSTKPDLSDTLYRERFERDNCGFGLIAHMDGEASHGLVTTAIQSLARMTHRGAIAADGKTGDGCGLLIRKPDQFLRAVASVAGMGIGENYAVGSVFLNRDPALAQEARQVLAAELACEGLGIAGWRQVPVNPEACGEQALAMLPGIEHVFVTAPRTLTDEDFNRRLYFARRRAEKRIEPGDPEFYVTSLSCHVMVYKGLVMPDRLPQFYPDLGDPRFASSVCVYHQRFSTNTWPRWQLAQPFRYLAHNGEINTVQGNRYWAMARGHKFASPLFPEVEDILPLVSTWGSDSMSLDNMLDALLSGGMDVFRAMRLMIPPAWLHVPGMDPDLRAFYEYHGMIMEPWDGPAGIVLTDGRYAACTMDRNGLRPARWVVTRDRIITLASEIGVRDYAPEDVVASGRLMPGQMIAADTETGELLLPSDIDERLKRRQPYRRWLQRHVRRLDDMENGGFQAEALTGGDLKAQQKLFGLSYEERERILRVLAVDGQEAVGSMGDDAPMAVLSEQPRSLYDYFRQSFAQVTNPPIDPLRETIVMSLSTSFGRNHNVFEETPDHARRLVTASPVLSRERFERLLKVDDADYPNVVIDLSYPRPDAGYTGLKMAIERICAEAEAAVRDGKVIIVLSDRAASPQRLPVPAAMATGAVHHHLTRLELRSDANLVIETASVRDPHHFAVLLGLGATAIYPYLAYASIADMLGVDGAERGCANFAAGINKGLLKIMSKMGISVLPSYRGAQLFEAIGLHDEVISLCFEGVVSRLQGAGFDDLEADLHLLADAAASSRKPLFQGGLLNYVHGGEYHAFNPDVVTTLIRCARSGDYEDYKTFARLVNERPVATLRDLLDLRLGKPIPIDQVEPIEAITARFDCAGMSLGALGPEAHEALAIAMNRLGGRSNSGEGGEDPARYGTERTSKIKQVASGRFGVTPHYLVNAEVLQIKIAQGAKPGEGGQLPANKVDELIARLRCTMPGVPLISPPPHHDIYSIEDLAQLIFDLKQVNPQALVSVKLVAQAGVGTVAAGVAKAYADLITISGYDGGTGASPLTSVKYAGIPFEIGLAETHQALLANKLREKVRVQADGGLKTGLDVIKAAMLGAESFGFGTAPMIALGCKYLRICHLNNCATGIATQNEELRSKHFVGLPEMVENYLRFVAQETRELLAALGLRSMEDLIGRTDLLQPRAGTTAKQRHLDLNPLLTGNGLAVDGKHFCTAACNEPYDKGELAEQMVADTLDAIEHARGGIFHYEISNTHRSIGARLSGEIARRWGNHGMEHAPITLKLRGHAGQSLGVWNAGGLHLLLEGDANDYVGKGMAGGKIVLSLPRASRLQSHLTPIMGNTCLYGATGGKLLAAGQAGERFAVRNSGAIAVIEGVGDHACEYMTGGVVVVLGPTGVNFGAGMTGGMAFVYDPDNRLPERYNPELVELHRINTEDTAICVGFLRGLLREFAEETQSEWGRRILDNLPDLRGKFWLVKPQASELAGLLDAVRAPR, encoded by the coding sequence GTGAGCACGAAACCCGATCTATCGGACACGCTGTACCGCGAGCGCTTCGAGCGCGACAACTGCGGTTTCGGCCTGATCGCCCACATGGACGGGGAAGCGTCGCACGGGCTGGTGACGACCGCCATCCAGTCCCTGGCGCGCATGACGCACCGTGGCGCGATCGCCGCCGACGGCAAGACCGGTGATGGCTGCGGGCTGCTGATACGCAAGCCGGACCAGTTCCTGCGTGCCGTGGCGTCGGTTGCCGGCATGGGCATCGGCGAGAACTACGCCGTCGGCTCGGTGTTCCTGAACCGCGATCCGGCGCTGGCGCAGGAAGCGCGCCAGGTGCTGGCGGCCGAACTGGCCTGCGAGGGCCTGGGCATTGCCGGCTGGCGGCAGGTGCCGGTCAATCCCGAGGCCTGCGGCGAGCAGGCGCTGGCCATGCTGCCGGGCATCGAGCACGTGTTCGTGACGGCGCCGCGCACGCTGACCGACGAGGACTTCAACCGACGCCTGTACTTCGCCCGTCGGCGCGCCGAAAAGCGCATCGAACCGGGCGATCCGGAGTTCTACGTCACCAGCCTGTCGTGCCATGTGATGGTCTACAAGGGCCTGGTGATGCCCGACCGGCTGCCGCAGTTCTACCCGGACCTTGGCGACCCGCGCTTCGCCTCGTCGGTGTGCGTCTACCACCAGCGTTTTTCGACCAACACCTGGCCGCGCTGGCAGCTGGCCCAGCCGTTTCGCTATCTGGCCCACAATGGCGAGATCAACACCGTGCAGGGCAACCGCTACTGGGCCATGGCGCGCGGGCACAAGTTCGCCAGCCCGCTGTTCCCGGAAGTCGAGGACATCCTGCCCCTGGTGTCGACCTGGGGTTCGGACTCGATGAGCCTGGACAACATGCTCGACGCGCTGCTGTCGGGCGGCATGGACGTGTTCCGGGCCATGCGCCTGATGATCCCGCCGGCCTGGCTGCACGTGCCGGGCATGGACCCGGATCTGCGTGCGTTCTACGAATACCACGGCATGATCATGGAGCCGTGGGACGGGCCGGCCGGTATCGTGCTGACCGACGGTCGCTACGCCGCCTGCACCATGGACCGCAACGGCCTGCGCCCGGCGCGCTGGGTGGTGACGCGCGACCGCATCATCACCCTGGCCTCCGAGATCGGCGTGCGTGACTACGCCCCCGAGGACGTGGTGGCCAGCGGGCGCCTGATGCCCGGCCAGATGATTGCCGCCGATACGGAAACCGGCGAACTGCTGCTGCCGTCCGACATCGACGAGCGGCTGAAGCGTCGCCAGCCCTACCGGCGCTGGCTGCAGCGGCACGTGCGGCGCCTGGACGACATGGAAAACGGCGGCTTTCAGGCCGAGGCCCTGACCGGCGGCGACCTGAAAGCCCAGCAGAAGCTGTTCGGCCTCAGCTACGAGGAGCGCGAGCGGATCCTGCGCGTGCTGGCCGTGGATGGTCAGGAGGCGGTCGGCTCGATGGGCGACGATGCGCCGATGGCCGTGCTGTCCGAGCAGCCGCGTTCGCTGTACGACTATTTCCGCCAGTCCTTTGCGCAGGTCACCAATCCGCCGATCGATCCGCTGCGCGAGACCATCGTGATGTCGCTCAGCACCAGCTTCGGGCGCAATCACAACGTGTTCGAGGAGACCCCGGATCACGCCCGGCGGCTGGTCACGGCCAGCCCGGTGCTCAGCCGCGAGCGTTTCGAGCGGCTGCTCAAGGTGGACGATGCGGATTACCCGAACGTGGTGATCGACCTGTCCTACCCACGTCCGGATGCCGGCTACACGGGCCTGAAAATGGCCATCGAGCGCATCTGCGCCGAGGCCGAGGCAGCGGTGCGCGATGGCAAGGTCATCATCGTGCTCAGCGACCGCGCGGCGTCCCCGCAGCGTCTGCCGGTGCCGGCGGCGATGGCCACCGGTGCCGTGCACCATCACCTGACGCGCCTTGAACTGCGCTCGGACGCCAACCTGGTGATCGAGACCGCCAGCGTGCGCGATCCGCATCACTTCGCGGTGCTGCTGGGGCTGGGTGCGACGGCGATTTATCCGTACCTGGCCTACGCCAGCATTGCCGACATGCTGGGCGTGGATGGCGCCGAGCGCGGCTGCGCCAATTTCGCCGCCGGCATCAACAAGGGCCTGCTCAAGATCATGTCCAAGATGGGCATCTCGGTCCTGCCCAGTTACCGCGGCGCGCAGCTGTTCGAGGCCATCGGCCTGCACGACGAAGTGATCAGCCTGTGTTTCGAGGGCGTGGTCAGCCGGCTACAGGGTGCAGGCTTCGATGATCTCGAGGCCGACCTTCACTTGTTGGCCGATGCTGCCGCAAGCAGCCGCAAGCCCTTGTTTCAGGGTGGATTGCTCAACTACGTCCACGGCGGCGAGTACCACGCCTTCAACCCGGACGTGGTGACCACGCTGATCCGCTGCGCCCGCAGTGGCGACTACGAGGACTACAAGACCTTCGCGCGACTGGTCAACGAGCGCCCGGTGGCGACGCTGCGCGACCTGCTGGACCTGCGTCTCGGCAAGCCCATACCGATCGACCAGGTGGAGCCGATCGAGGCCATCACGGCGCGTTTCGACTGCGCCGGCATGTCGCTGGGCGCCCTGGGGCCGGAAGCGCACGAGGCGCTGGCGATCGCCATGAACCGCCTGGGCGGGCGCTCCAACTCCGGCGAGGGCGGCGAGGATCCGGCCCGCTACGGCACCGAGCGCACCTCCAAGATCAAGCAGGTGGCCTCCGGGCGCTTTGGCGTGACGCCGCATTACCTGGTCAACGCCGAGGTCCTGCAGATCAAGATCGCGCAGGGCGCCAAGCCCGGCGAGGGCGGCCAGCTGCCAGCCAACAAGGTGGACGAGCTGATCGCCCGCCTGCGCTGCACCATGCCCGGCGTGCCGCTGATTTCGCCGCCGCCGCATCACGATATCTACTCGATCGAGGACCTGGCGCAGCTCATTTTCGACCTCAAGCAGGTCAACCCGCAGGCGCTGGTATCGGTCAAGCTGGTGGCGCAGGCCGGCGTCGGCACGGTGGCGGCCGGGGTTGCCAAGGCCTACGCGGACCTGATCACCATCTCCGGCTACGATGGCGGCACCGGTGCCAGCCCGCTGACCTCGGTCAAGTACGCCGGCATCCCGTTCGAGATCGGGCTGGCCGAGACCCACCAGGCGCTGCTGGCCAACAAGCTGCGCGAGAAGGTGCGCGTGCAGGCCGATGGCGGCCTCAAGACTGGTCTGGATGTCATCAAGGCGGCCATGCTGGGCGCGGAAAGCTTCGGTTTCGGCACCGCGCCGATGATCGCGCTGGGCTGCAAGTACCTGCGCATCTGTCATCTGAACAACTGTGCCACCGGCATCGCCACGCAGAACGAGGAATTGCGCAGCAAGCACTTCGTTGGCCTGCCGGAAATGGTCGAGAACTACCTGCGCTTCGTGGCGCAGGAAACGCGCGAGCTGCTGGCGGCACTGGGCCTGCGCAGCATGGAAGACCTGATCGGGCGCACGGATCTGCTGCAGCCGCGCGCCGGCACCACCGCCAAGCAGCGGCATCTGGACCTGAATCCCCTGCTGACCGGCAACGGCCTGGCAGTGGACGGTAAGCATTTCTGCACCGCCGCCTGCAACGAGCCCTACGACAAGGGCGAACTGGCCGAACAGATGGTGGCCGATACTCTGGATGCCATCGAGCACGCTCGCGGTGGCATCTTCCATTACGAGATCAGCAACACGCACCGCTCCATCGGCGCGCGGCTGTCGGGTGAGATCGCCCGTCGCTGGGGCAATCACGGCATGGAGCACGCGCCGATCACCCTGAAGCTGCGCGGCCACGCCGGGCAGAGTCTGGGCGTGTGGAATGCTGGCGGCCTGCACCTGCTGCTGGAGGGCGACGCCAACGACTACGTCGGCAAGGGCATGGCCGGCGGCAAGATCGTACTCAGCCTGCCGCGCGCCAGCCGCCTGCAGTCGCACCTGACCCCGATCATGGGCAACACCTGTCTGTACGGCGCCACTGGCGGCAA